The Artemia franciscana chromosome 18, ASM3288406v1, whole genome shotgun sequence genome includes a window with the following:
- the LOC136038744 gene encoding histone H4-like — protein sequence MTGRGKGGMGLVKGGAKLHRKVLRGNIQGITKPAIRRLARRGGVKRISGLIYEETRGVLKVFLENVIRDAVTYTEHAKRKTVTAMDVVYALKRQGRTLYGFGG from the coding sequence ATGACAGGAAGAGGAAAAGGAGGAATGGGGCTTGTAAAAGGAGGCGCAAAACTTCATCGCAAAGTTCTTCGTGGCAATATCCAGGGTATCACAAAGCCAGCTATCAGAAGACTGGCTCGCCGCGGCggtgtaaaacgtatatctggcctaatttacgaggaaaccagaggtgttcttaaagtttttctcGAAAATGTTATTCGTGATGCTGTCACCTACACAGAACATGCCAAGAGAAAGACAGTAACTGCAATGGATGTAGTCTACGCTCTGAAGCGTCAAGGTCGTACATTGTATGGCTTTGGCGGTTAA